A region from the Mucilaginibacter sp. CSA2-8R genome encodes:
- a CDS encoding PfkB family carbohydrate kinase, whose translation MFDICCIGHITKDRVVNSSGEHYLAGGTAFYFANALHQMPVNLGLVTAVGQSELSVVDELKQKGVKVTTLPSEHSVYFENIYAQNQDHRTQRVLQKAEPFGTAQFADVEARIFHLGPLLADDMPLDLIQYLATKGKVSLDAQGYLREVRDYQVHAIDWPEKLAALPHISILKVNEFESEVLTGINDIRDGARQLAEWGVQEVVVTLGSAGSLIYINDEFHEIPAYVPTSITDATGCGDTYMAGYLYQRNQGKDVSTSGKFAAAIASLKIAAPGPYTGTEEQVMQFLNEQAQ comes from the coding sequence ATGTTTGATATTTGTTGCATTGGTCATATTACAAAGGATAGGGTAGTTAATTCTTCGGGCGAGCATTACCTGGCCGGAGGCACTGCTTTTTATTTCGCCAATGCCTTGCATCAAATGCCTGTGAATCTTGGGTTGGTAACGGCGGTTGGCCAGAGTGAGTTATCTGTGGTAGATGAGCTTAAGCAAAAAGGTGTAAAAGTCACCACCTTACCAAGTGAGCACTCGGTATACTTTGAAAACATCTACGCACAAAACCAGGACCACCGTACCCAGCGTGTACTTCAAAAAGCGGAGCCATTTGGTACCGCGCAATTTGCTGATGTTGAGGCGCGTATTTTTCACCTTGGCCCGCTGCTGGCCGATGATATGCCTTTAGACCTTATCCAGTACCTGGCCACCAAGGGCAAGGTATCATTAGATGCACAAGGTTACCTGCGCGAAGTACGCGATTACCAGGTACACGCCATTGACTGGCCCGAAAAGCTGGCTGCGCTACCGCATATCAGCATTTTAAAAGTAAACGAATTTGAATCGGAAGTGCTTACCGGCATTAATGATATCCGTGACGGTGCGCGCCAACTGGCAGAATGGGGTGTACAAGAAGTGGTGGTTACTTTAGGCAGTGCAGGCTCGCTGATTTATATAAATGACGAGTTTCATGAAATACCGGCATACGTGCCTACCTCAATAACCGATGCTACAGGCTGCGGCGATACCTATATGGCCGGCTACTTGTACCAGCGCAACCAGGGGAAAGATGTAAGTACGTCGGGCAAGTTTGCAGCTGCTATAGCCAGTTTAAAAATTGCAGCTCCCGGCCCATACACTGGTACAGAGGAGCAGGTAATGCAATTTTTAAACGAGCAAGCGCAATAA
- a CDS encoding 2'-5' RNA ligase family protein, which produces MSPEDRLKKKIFEFKNKFTIDYKCALASNLIPHITLSQFVLRESNEIELRNMLRLYASTIAALNVDLRGFGRFNKQTIFLKVCQQQEIIKIIVGLKSFINNDTYPSKFVPNFSSKPHVTIAKQMTERQFECAWKDFKSEFFFDGYYAKDMLLLRRNFDEERVRHEGSYKKVELFNFKIGPYYGRQTDLFDTLL; this is translated from the coding sequence TTGTCACCTGAAGATCGCCTCAAAAAGAAGATTTTCGAATTTAAAAATAAGTTTACTATTGATTATAAATGCGCTCTTGCTTCCAACTTGATTCCTCACATTACATTGTCTCAATTTGTGTTGCGAGAAAGTAATGAGATTGAATTGCGAAATATGCTTAGGTTATATGCAAGTACTATTGCAGCACTCAATGTAGATTTAAGAGGATTTGGAAGGTTCAATAAACAGACAATATTTTTAAAAGTATGCCAGCAACAGGAAATTATAAAGATTATAGTGGGTTTAAAATCTTTCATTAATAACGACACATATCCATCCAAATTTGTTCCAAACTTTTCGAGCAAGCCTCATGTGACTATTGCAAAACAAATGACGGAACGGCAGTTTGAGTGTGCTTGGAAAGATTTTAAAAGCGAATTTTTTTTTGATGGTTATTATGCAAAAGACATGTTATTATTAAGAAGAAATTTTGATGAAGAGCGGGTAAGGCATGAGGGTAGTTACAAAAAAGTTGAGTTGTTTAATTTTAAAATTGGCCCTTATTATGGTCGACAAACAGACTTATTTGATACCCTGCTATAG
- a CDS encoding Dabb family protein, translating into MIAHHVLFWLKADTTNEQKQAFREGLQSLESIEVIKNLHIGTPAPIERAVVDTTYTFSLVVFFEDLAAHDVYQVHEIHKAFLDQFRELFDKVVIYDAQ; encoded by the coding sequence ATGATAGCGCACCATGTATTATTTTGGCTAAAAGCCGATACCACCAACGAACAGAAACAAGCTTTCCGTGAGGGCTTACAAAGCTTGGAAAGTATAGAAGTGATAAAAAATCTCCATATAGGTACACCGGCACCAATTGAACGTGCTGTGGTAGATACTACTTATACATTTAGCCTGGTTGTATTTTTTGAAGATCTGGCAGCACACGACGTTTACCAGGTACACGAAATCCACAAAGCCTTCTTAGATCAGTTTAGAGAACTATTTGATAAAGTCGTTATTTACGATGCTCAATAA
- the xth gene encoding exodeoxyribonuclease III, whose protein sequence is MKIATYNVNSINSRLPVLLRWLNESQPDVVCLQELKAPQEKFPLEAIQAAGYQAVWHGQKSWNGVAILARNAEITEVTRALPGDPDDEQSRYLEAIINDIVIGCLYLPNGNPAPGPKFDYKLQWMERLTAHAANLLSKNLPVVLAGDYNMIPAEQDVYKPERWLEDALFRPETRAAFEKLTGQGWTDALRSLYPDETIYTFWDYFRNAYGRNAGLRIDHFLLSPALSGRLAAAGVDKQVRGWEKTSDHAPTWIELT, encoded by the coding sequence ATGAAAATAGCAACCTACAATGTTAATAGCATAAACAGCCGTTTGCCGGTATTACTGCGCTGGCTAAATGAGTCGCAACCCGACGTGGTATGCCTGCAGGAACTAAAAGCTCCGCAAGAAAAATTTCCGTTAGAAGCCATACAAGCCGCGGGCTACCAAGCTGTATGGCATGGGCAAAAAAGCTGGAACGGCGTGGCGATTTTAGCGCGGAATGCCGAAATTACAGAAGTAACCCGCGCTTTACCCGGCGACCCAGATGATGAACAAAGCCGGTATTTAGAGGCCATTATAAATGACATAGTGATTGGCTGCCTGTATTTGCCAAATGGCAACCCTGCGCCCGGACCCAAGTTTGATTACAAACTGCAATGGATGGAACGGCTTACTGCTCATGCCGCCAATTTATTATCCAAAAACTTGCCGGTAGTATTAGCCGGCGATTATAATATGATACCAGCAGAACAAGATGTATACAAGCCAGAACGTTGGCTGGAGGATGCTTTGTTCAGACCTGAAACCCGGGCGGCTTTCGAGAAACTGACAGGCCAGGGCTGGACGGATGCCCTACGCAGTTTATATCCGGATGAAACGATTTATACTTTTTGGGACTATTTTAGAAACGCTTACGGGCGGAACGCCGGCTTACGGATTGACCATTTTTTGCTGAGCCCGGCTTTAAGTGGCCGGCTCGCCGCCGCCGGTGTTGATAAACAGGTACGTGGCTGGGAGAAAACCAGCGACCACGCTCCCACTTGGATTGAATTAACTTAA
- a CDS encoding glycoside hydrolase family 28 protein → MKKFILLALLLPLFNSTFAIQSPQKPLIAPGTLSSHSAALLWDKPDDYRNIVRYHVILNGKEAGVSVKCNYLFNALQPSKVYTCTIKSEDKDGKLSVNSTIVKFTTKATGKILNVTDFGAKGDGIVLNTKAIQKAIDGCPKGGTVLIPEGTFLSGALYLKSYMTLEIAKNGILKGSGNTDDYLPFYNNRFEGWEMKTFASLLNAGVMNNKGGFSIEQLGIKGEGVISGGGSALGKLMIDKHGMRSRGRLICLMNCHDVEIGGLQIKDSPCWTIHYIYSKGITCHDLNIVSTARNGDGLDPDSSDDSYIFNCSFSTGDDCIAIKSGKNPEGFTIGKPTRNVRITDCEFTRGHGISIGSEMSGGVSDVLVRDCKAGALLHGLQIKGTKERGGYVKNVTVADCQLLQITIFSAVNYNNDGAAAPEPPIFENYVFSSIDLSKAGIQEPVININGFKDAAHKLKAVKFNHIILPKGAKVQVNDAENVKFTDVTMLDGGKPQYTINNSTYVDY, encoded by the coding sequence ATGAAGAAATTTATACTTCTTGCGTTGCTTTTGCCATTGTTTAACTCAACATTTGCCATACAATCGCCGCAAAAACCGCTGATTGCACCTGGTACCTTGTCGTCCCATTCGGCTGCCCTGCTTTGGGATAAACCTGATGATTATCGCAACATCGTGCGGTACCATGTTATTTTGAACGGTAAAGAAGCAGGGGTATCTGTTAAATGCAATTACCTTTTTAATGCCTTACAGCCATCTAAGGTTTACACCTGTACCATTAAATCTGAGGATAAGGACGGAAAACTATCTGTAAACAGCACTATTGTTAAATTTACTACCAAAGCAACCGGAAAAATACTAAACGTAACAGATTTTGGAGCTAAAGGTGATGGTATAGTGTTAAATACTAAAGCCATTCAAAAGGCAATTGATGGTTGCCCTAAAGGTGGCACTGTATTAATACCGGAAGGAACCTTTTTAAGCGGCGCCCTTTACCTGAAAAGCTATATGACGTTGGAGATTGCCAAAAATGGGATACTTAAAGGCAGTGGCAATACAGATGACTACCTGCCTTTCTATAATAACCGATTTGAAGGTTGGGAAATGAAAACGTTTGCGAGCTTGCTGAATGCTGGTGTAATGAATAATAAAGGTGGTTTTTCGATTGAGCAATTGGGGATAAAAGGAGAAGGCGTCATCAGTGGGGGCGGTAGTGCTTTGGGCAAGCTTATGATTGACAAGCATGGCATGCGTAGCCGCGGGCGCTTAATTTGTTTGATGAATTGTCATGATGTTGAAATTGGAGGCTTGCAAATAAAAGATTCTCCCTGCTGGACTATCCATTATATCTACAGCAAAGGTATTACCTGTCATGACCTCAACATTGTAAGTACAGCGCGTAACGGAGATGGATTAGACCCGGATTCATCAGATGATAGTTATATTTTCAATTGCTCGTTTTCTACCGGTGATGATTGCATTGCTATAAAATCGGGTAAAAACCCGGAAGGTTTCACCATAGGTAAACCTACCCGCAATGTCAGAATAACCGATTGCGAGTTTACCCGCGGGCACGGTATTTCTATCGGCAGCGAAATGTCGGGCGGTGTAAGTGATGTATTGGTGCGCGATTGTAAGGCCGGCGCTTTATTACATGGTCTGCAGATAAAAGGTACTAAAGAACGCGGAGGTTATGTGAAAAATGTAACTGTAGCCGATTGCCAGTTGTTGCAGATTACCATCTTTTCGGCTGTAAACTACAATAACGATGGCGCCGCTGCTCCTGAACCGCCAATATTTGAAAATTATGTGTTCAGTAGTATCGACCTGTCAAAAGCCGGTATACAGGAGCCAGTCATTAATATCAACGGTTTTAAAGATGCGGCCCATAAACTTAAAGCAGTAAAGTTCAACCATATTATTTTACCGAAAGGGGCAAAAGTGCAAGTCAATGATGCTGAAAATGTAAAATTTACGGATGTAACAATGCTTGATGGCGGTAAACCACAATACACCATTAACAACAGTACCTATGTAGATTATTAA
- a CDS encoding MFS transporter, which translates to MKKSLFPLMLGGLGIGTTEFVMMGLLPDIARDLHITIPAAGHLISAYALGVVVGAPLLVMMSSNYPPKKILLALMLIFTAFNTFSAFAPSHLTLLMARFFAGLPHGAFFGVGSVVASRLADKGKQAQAISMMFAGLTIANLVTVPLGTWVGHHFLWRYTFGIVAAIGLITLVFLKLWLPALPVNRTGNARSELQLFKSTEAWLIILITAIGTGGLFAWISYIAPLMTEVSHFSSNSVSWILVLAGFGMVVGNVIGGKLADSFEPVKACAVLLVAMAVTLLAIYFLSGNQIISLLLTFIAGALSIALASPIQILMINTAKGAEMLGAAVTQASFNIGNALGALFGGLPIAAGLGFNWPALVGAVMALAGVLIALVLIKRPKPAMSDVIKDRALMA; encoded by the coding sequence ATGAAAAAAAGCCTTTTCCCATTAATGTTAGGTGGCTTAGGTATTGGTACTACCGAGTTTGTAATGATGGGATTGCTGCCCGACATAGCCCGCGATTTGCATATTACTATACCTGCGGCGGGGCATTTAATATCGGCGTATGCTTTGGGCGTAGTGGTAGGTGCGCCTTTACTGGTGATGATGAGCAGCAATTATCCGCCCAAAAAGATACTACTGGCGCTGATGCTCATTTTTACAGCGTTTAATACTTTTTCGGCTTTTGCACCTAGTCATTTAACGTTGCTGATGGCCCGCTTTTTTGCAGGTTTGCCACATGGGGCATTTTTTGGAGTAGGGTCGGTAGTGGCAAGCCGCCTGGCCGATAAAGGCAAACAGGCTCAGGCTATATCCATGATGTTTGCTGGCTTAACTATAGCCAATCTGGTCACGGTACCTTTGGGTACCTGGGTAGGGCATCACTTTTTATGGCGATACACGTTTGGCATTGTTGCCGCCATTGGTTTAATTACACTCGTCTTTTTAAAATTATGGTTGCCGGCACTGCCTGTAAATCGTACCGGCAATGCACGGTCTGAACTGCAGTTATTTAAAAGTACCGAAGCCTGGTTAATTATCTTAATTACGGCTATTGGTACCGGTGGCTTATTTGCCTGGATCAGTTACATTGCTCCGCTCATGACAGAGGTATCGCACTTTTCGAGCAACAGTGTATCCTGGATTTTAGTGCTTGCGGGTTTTGGTATGGTTGTAGGTAATGTGATTGGCGGCAAACTCGCCGATAGTTTTGAGCCCGTTAAAGCCTGTGCAGTCCTGCTGGTAGCAATGGCGGTCACGCTGCTGGCTATTTATTTCCTTTCGGGCAATCAAATCATTTCCTTATTGCTCACCTTTATTGCCGGGGCTTTATCTATTGCGCTGGCATCACCTATACAAATTTTGATGATTAACACTGCTAAGGGAGCCGAAATGCTTGGGGCCGCCGTTACCCAGGCGTCTTTTAACATTGGTAATGCGCTGGGCGCACTTTTTGGAGGCTTGCCCATAGCGGCAGGTTTAGGCTTTAACTGGCCTGCATTGGTAGGTGCGGTAATGGCATTGGCCGGTGTTTTAATTGCGTTAGTGCTGATTAAAAGGCCTAAACCGGCAATGTCAGACGTCATTAAAGATCGAGCATTAATGGCATAG
- a CDS encoding DUF427 domain-containing protein gives MKALWNNQVIAESNQTIVVENNHYFPKESVKAEFLKSSDTHTTCPWKGLASYYTLEVDGQQNKDAAWYYPEPKEAAAQIKNYVAFWKGVKVTE, from the coding sequence ATGAAAGCTCTTTGGAATAACCAGGTAATTGCCGAAAGCAACCAAACCATCGTTGTTGAAAATAATCACTATTTTCCAAAAGAAAGTGTAAAGGCCGAATTTTTAAAATCCTCTGACACTCACACTACTTGCCCTTGGAAAGGCTTGGCCTCTTACTACACGCTCGAAGTAGATGGGCAGCAAAATAAAGATGCTGCCTGGTATTATCCTGAACCAAAAGAGGCTGCCGCGCAAATTAAAAATTACGTGGCGTTTTGGAAAGGCGTTAAGGTAACAGAATAA
- a CDS encoding mercuric reductase yields the protein MKQYDVIIIGSGQAGSPLARKMAKAGKKVAIIEKRLVGGTCVNDGCTPTKAMVASARAAYLAGRCNNLGVHIDGYSVDMPQIKKRKDAIVEHSRSGNQKSLEEDPNIDLLFGKGSFTGPKTVKVELNDAGVEELTAEQIFINAGLQPVIPHIDGLQDIDYLTSTSILELETVPQHILIIGGNYIGLEFGQMFRRFGSQITLLERGERIMSHEDEDIAHEISNILAEEGIAVHAKTQATKFEKDHHGRILATLDINGRTEVQECTHVLIAAGREPQTKALNLQAAGIETNEKGFVKVNNKLETNVPGIYALGDINGGPAFTHIAYNDFTIVWRNLLQGQHLTTDDRPLPYCMFTDPQLGRIGITEAEAKNQGVNYKVAVLKMESVARAVEVGETRGLMKAVVDADTKQILGAAILGEEGGEIMSVLQMAMQGGITYDRIRYCVFAHPTYTESLNNLFMKLDE from the coding sequence ATGAAGCAATACGACGTAATTATTATCGGCTCGGGGCAGGCAGGTAGTCCGCTGGCTCGAAAAATGGCCAAGGCCGGTAAAAAAGTTGCTATTATAGAAAAGCGCCTGGTGGGTGGTACCTGTGTTAATGATGGGTGCACACCTACTAAAGCCATGGTAGCATCGGCCCGTGCTGCTTATTTGGCCGGGCGTTGCAATAATTTAGGGGTGCATATTGATGGTTATAGTGTTGATATGCCGCAGATTAAAAAGCGAAAAGATGCCATTGTAGAGCACTCCCGAAGCGGTAATCAAAAAAGCCTGGAAGAAGACCCGAACATCGATCTATTATTTGGCAAGGGAAGCTTTACCGGGCCTAAAACGGTGAAAGTTGAATTAAATGACGCAGGTGTTGAGGAACTAACGGCTGAACAAATTTTTATCAACGCCGGTTTGCAGCCTGTTATACCTCATATAGATGGCCTGCAGGATATTGATTATTTAACATCAACATCCATTCTGGAACTGGAGACAGTACCACAGCATATTTTAATTATTGGCGGCAATTATATCGGATTGGAGTTTGGACAGATGTTTAGGCGTTTCGGCAGTCAGATTACGTTACTCGAACGCGGCGAACGTATTATGAGCCACGAAGATGAAGATATAGCACACGAGATTAGTAATATCTTAGCAGAAGAAGGCATTGCTGTTCATGCAAAAACCCAGGCTACTAAGTTTGAAAAAGACCACCACGGGCGTATACTGGCTACATTAGATATTAACGGACGCACCGAGGTGCAGGAGTGTACCCATGTGTTAATTGCTGCCGGTCGGGAGCCGCAAACCAAAGCTCTAAACTTGCAGGCCGCAGGGATTGAAACAAATGAGAAAGGCTTTGTTAAAGTAAATAACAAATTGGAGACTAATGTGCCGGGCATCTATGCGCTTGGTGACATCAATGGCGGACCTGCATTTACCCATATTGCCTATAATGATTTTACGATTGTGTGGCGTAATTTACTGCAAGGGCAACATTTAACTACCGATGACCGCCCGTTGCCTTACTGCATGTTTACCGACCCGCAGTTGGGGCGCATTGGTATAACCGAGGCAGAGGCCAAAAATCAGGGCGTCAATTACAAAGTAGCTGTGCTTAAAATGGAGTCAGTAGCCCGAGCAGTAGAGGTAGGCGAAACCCGTGGTTTGATGAAAGCCGTGGTAGATGCCGACACCAAGCAGATATTGGGTGCTGCTATTTTGGGCGAAGAAGGCGGCGAGATTATGTCGGTGCTGCAAATGGCTATGCAGGGCGGCATTACTTATGATCGTATTCGTTATTGCGTATTTGCGCATCCAACTTACACCGAGTCGCTTAATAATCTTTTTATGAAACTGGATGAATAA
- a CDS encoding ABC transporter ATP-binding protein, producing MIKVEHLSKHYGQAKAVNDISFEVAEGQNLVLLGTSGCGKTTTLKMLNRLIEPTQGQIQINGEDITNKPPELLRRQIGYVLQNTGLFPHYTIAENIAVVANLLKWDKQRIQTRTQELIQKLNLPQDVLQKYPHQLSGGQQQRVGLARALIADAPVLLMDEPFGALDNITRAKIQADFKTLDELQRKTIVMVTHDVQEAFELGDQIAIMDQGRIVQQGTPAGLLFKPANRFVSDFLQSQRLQLELRLVNLDAIAAALPANMVEAQQTASLTGDSSVWQAMEVLKDASYPVNVKLADGTLKAISFTGLMSAYESYQNQVKA from the coding sequence ATGATTAAGGTTGAGCACCTCAGCAAGCATTACGGCCAGGCAAAGGCCGTAAATGATATTTCTTTTGAGGTAGCCGAAGGCCAAAACCTGGTTTTATTAGGCACCAGTGGCTGCGGTAAAACCACCACCCTTAAAATGCTCAACCGGTTAATTGAGCCTACGCAGGGGCAAATACAAATAAATGGGGAGGATATTACCAATAAGCCCCCCGAATTGTTACGGCGTCAAATTGGCTATGTGCTGCAAAATACAGGGCTGTTTCCGCATTATACTATTGCCGAAAATATTGCCGTGGTGGCTAATCTCCTCAAATGGGATAAGCAGCGCATCCAAACACGTACTCAAGAGCTTATTCAAAAGCTAAATTTACCACAAGATGTTTTGCAAAAATATCCGCATCAATTGAGCGGCGGGCAGCAGCAGCGAGTAGGCCTGGCACGCGCGTTGATAGCAGATGCACCGGTTTTGCTGATGGATGAGCCTTTTGGCGCTTTAGACAATATTACCCGAGCCAAAATACAAGCCGACTTTAAAACGCTGGATGAACTGCAACGCAAAACGATAGTAATGGTAACGCACGACGTGCAGGAAGCTTTTGAATTAGGCGACCAGATTGCTATTATGGATCAGGGCCGCATTGTGCAGCAAGGCACACCCGCCGGGCTGTTGTTTAAACCGGCTAACCGTTTTGTAAGCGATTTTCTGCAATCTCAGCGTTTGCAATTAGAACTGAGGTTGGTAAACCTGGATGCTATTGCCGCCGCTTTGCCTGCCAATATGGTAGAGGCTCAGCAAACTGCCTCTTTAACAGGAGATAGCAGCGTATGGCAGGCCATGGAAGTTTTGAAAGATGCCAGTTATCCTGTAAATGTAAAGTTAGCAGACGGTACACTAAAAGCCATCAGTTTTACCGGTTTAATGTCGGCTTATGAGAGTTATCAAAACCAGGTAAAAGCATGA
- a CDS encoding ABC transporter permease/substrate-binding protein, whose product MIEQQTLWQFMQQQSDKLLTQTLEHISLTFISLLIAVIIGLPLGVFIARKKQFSGAVLGVAGVLQTIPSIALLGFMIPLLGIGPKPAIVALFLYALLPIIRNTFTGITGVNASVKEAAQAMGMSASQILFKVELPLAMPVILAGIRTATVINVGVATLASYIAAGGLGEFIFGGISLNNSNMILAGAIPAALLAILFDLALALLQKISFKKLKVALYALLAVAVMLAALHLLPATSAGKLTAGFTPEFMGREDGNLGLQKKYGLKIHTIVINDAVMYKAAFEKEIDVISGYSTDGRLKAYNLVVLDDDKKIFPPYYAAPIVRQDALQKFPELEKTLNLLSGHINDSVMTDLNYRTDYLHQTPERVAKDFLVAHHLYKPETAGKNGTVRIGSKVFGEQYILANMYSMLIEGYTPYHASTKTGMGGTKICFDALTNNQIDFYPEYTGTGLLVLLHPQPSVLKQVEADKDKTYQYVQEQFIKRYHIQWLKPIGFNNAYALMMRKQQTDKLGIKTITDLKRFLDSEK is encoded by the coding sequence ATGATTGAACAGCAAACCTTGTGGCAGTTTATGCAGCAGCAATCGGACAAGCTGCTTACCCAAACGCTGGAACATATTAGCCTTACCTTTATATCGTTACTGATTGCCGTAATTATTGGTTTACCGTTGGGGGTTTTTATTGCCCGTAAAAAGCAGTTTTCGGGAGCGGTACTTGGCGTGGCCGGTGTACTGCAAACTATACCGAGCATTGCCCTGCTGGGTTTTATGATTCCGTTGCTGGGTATTGGCCCTAAACCTGCTATTGTTGCTTTGTTTTTGTATGCTTTGCTGCCCATCATCCGCAATACCTTTACCGGCATAACGGGGGTAAATGCATCGGTTAAAGAGGCTGCGCAGGCCATGGGCATGAGTGCTTCGCAAATACTTTTTAAGGTAGAGTTGCCTTTGGCCATGCCGGTAATACTGGCGGGTATACGCACGGCAACGGTAATTAATGTAGGGGTAGCCACACTGGCATCTTATATTGCTGCCGGTGGTTTGGGCGAGTTTATCTTCGGTGGTATATCGCTCAATAACAGTAACATGATACTGGCCGGAGCTATTCCGGCAGCTTTGCTGGCCATTTTGTTCGATTTGGCTTTAGCGCTATTGCAAAAAATCAGCTTCAAAAAATTAAAGGTTGCATTGTATGCCTTGCTGGCTGTTGCAGTAATGCTGGCTGCTTTGCATCTGCTGCCGGCCACCTCGGCTGGTAAACTCACGGCCGGTTTTACACCCGAATTTATGGGGCGCGAAGACGGCAACCTGGGCCTGCAAAAAAAATATGGACTAAAAATACACACCATTGTTATTAACGACGCGGTAATGTACAAGGCGGCTTTCGAAAAAGAGATAGACGTCATCAGTGGTTACTCAACCGATGGACGGCTTAAGGCTTATAACCTGGTGGTGCTCGATGATGATAAAAAGATATTTCCGCCTTACTATGCCGCGCCGATTGTGCGGCAGGATGCCTTGCAAAAGTTTCCGGAGTTAGAAAAAACGCTGAACCTGCTGAGCGGTCACATCAACGATTCGGTCATGACAGATCTGAATTACCGGACAGATTACCTGCACCAAACGCCCGAGCGCGTAGCTAAAGATTTTTTAGTAGCGCATCATCTTTACAAACCCGAAACTGCTGGTAAAAACGGTACGGTACGTATTGGTTCTAAAGTTTTTGGAGAGCAATATATACTGGCCAATATGTACAGTATGTTAATAGAAGGTTATACACCTTACCACGCATCCACTAAAACGGGTATGGGTGGTACTAAAATTTGCTTTGATGCCTTAACTAATAACCAGATTGATTTTTATCCAGAATATACCGGTACTGGTCTATTGGTTTTATTGCATCCGCAACCGTCTGTATTAAAGCAAGTTGAAGCAGATAAAGACAAGACTTACCAGTATGTGCAAGAGCAGTTTATCAAACGCTATCACATCCAATGGTTAAAGCCCATTGGTTTTAATAATGCCTATGCCTTAATGATGCGTAAACAACAAACTGATAAATTAGGCATCAAAACAATTACAGACTTAAAACGCTTTTTAGATAGTGAAAAATAG
- the egtB gene encoding ergothioneine biosynthesis protein EgtB has product MKNSITLAERYKEVRRRTEDICSHLQTEDYVVQPVVDVSPPKWHIGHTTWFFETFILKPYFMGYQEYNADFNFVFNSYYETVGARVVRTDRGNLSRPTVLDVYRYREYVDEAMYSFLCHEPSPEVKELFILGLNHEEQHQELLYYDIKYILGNNPLMPAYNKEYVSPKFEQQPGFVSITEGVYEVGHQGEGFCFDNELNRHKVYLNEFEMSTALVTNGEYLEFINSGGYQDFRHWHAEAWDWVKTNQITAPMYWHQIDGEWHIYTLCGLEKVNPDDTVTNVSYYEAYAYASWKDMRLPTEFEWEVAATQFNWGKSWEWTESAYLPYPGFNKAPGAIGEYNGKFMVSQKVLRGASVATPPGHSRITYRNFFHPNLRWHFTGIRLAR; this is encoded by the coding sequence GTGAAAAATAGCATAACCCTTGCCGAGCGATACAAGGAGGTGCGACGCCGTACCGAAGATATTTGCAGTCATTTACAAACCGAAGATTACGTAGTGCAGCCAGTGGTTGATGTGAGTCCGCCTAAATGGCACATTGGGCACACCACCTGGTTTTTCGAAACTTTTATTCTGAAGCCTTACTTTATGGGTTACCAGGAGTACAACGCTGATTTTAACTTCGTATTTAACAGTTACTACGAAACGGTAGGTGCCCGGGTGGTAAGAACCGACCGTGGCAACCTGAGCAGGCCTACCGTCCTTGATGTTTACCGTTACCGCGAATATGTAGATGAGGCGATGTACAGTTTTTTATGCCACGAGCCATCGCCGGAGGTTAAAGAACTGTTTATTTTAGGTTTAAACCACGAAGAGCAACATCAGGAGCTTTTGTATTACGATATTAAATACATTTTGGGCAATAACCCTTTAATGCCTGCTTACAACAAAGAGTACGTTTCGCCAAAATTTGAGCAGCAACCGGGTTTTGTCAGTATAACAGAAGGCGTTTATGAGGTAGGCCATCAGGGCGAAGGTTTTTGTTTTGATAATGAGCTTAACCGTCACAAAGTTTATCTCAATGAATTTGAAATGAGTACTGCTTTGGTTACTAACGGCGAATACCTGGAGTTTATCAACAGCGGCGGTTACCAGGATTTTAGACACTGGCATGCCGAGGCTTGGGATTGGGTTAAAACCAACCAAATAACCGCACCTATGTATTGGCATCAGATCGATGGTGAGTGGCACATTTACACCCTGTGCGGACTGGAAAAGGTCAACCCCGATGATACTGTAACCAATGTAAGCTACTATGAAGCCTACGCTTACGCGTCATGGAAAGATATGCGCCTGCCCACCGAGTTTGAATGGGAAGTTGCCGCTACACAATTTAACTGGGGAAAAAGCTGGGAGTGGACCGAAAGTGCTTATTTGCCTTATCCGGGGTTTAATAAAGCTCCGGGCGCCATTGGCGAGTATAACGGCAAGTTTATGGTAAGCCAGAAAGTGCTGCGCGGCGCATCCGTTGCTACCCCGCCAGGGCATAGCCGCATTACTTACCGCAATTTTTTTCATCCCAACCTGCGCTGGCATTTTACCGGCATCCGGTTGGCCAGATAA